In one Cyprinus carpio isolate SPL01 chromosome B2, ASM1834038v1, whole genome shotgun sequence genomic region, the following are encoded:
- the iba57 gene encoding putative transferase CAF17 homolog, mitochondrial — translation MQRVGLFSSAFRAILTGSGGLHARYLRCSRHENACWTQLRKHSQDQPSDDTVHFSCHRLPHRALISVSGQDTSSFLQGIITNDVTLLGEDAARAMYAHVLSVQGRTLYDIILYSLKGNPDGLNGVLLECDSTVQDSIMQLLKVYKIRRKVNFSLCPGLSLWAVLSQNKAAVLGQSQPDVTAADKVLVLEQDPRTELMGWRMITRGQNNPHEIVSACREGNTEEYHRHRYQIGLPEGVKDLPPGEALPLESNLVYMQGISFSKGCYIGQELTARTHHTGVIRKRLMPVTMSAPAETLHQGAALETEGGKPAGKHRAGMDTLGLSLVRLAHAKEPLKLKSSDGMTVTLQATVPDWWPKNSKD, via the exons ATGCAGAGGGTGGGTTTGTTTAGCAGTGCTTTCAGAGCGATCCTGACAGGATCAGGCGGACTCCACGCGCGCTATTTGCGCTGCTCGCGACACGAGAATGCGTGCTGGACTCAGCTTAGAAAACACTCCCAAGATCAACCTAGCGATGATACAGTACACTTTAGCTGTCACCGCTTACCTCACAGGGCTCTCATCAGTGTGTCCGGACAAGACACGAGCTCATTTCTTCAAGGAATAATAACCAATGACGTGACTCTTCTGGGAGAGGATGCAGCGCGTGCGATGTACGCTCACGTTCTCAGTGTTCAGGGCAGGACACTGTACGACATCATCCTGTACAG TTTAAAAGGGAACCCAGACGGATTGAATGGCGTGCTTCTGGAGTGTGACAGCACTGTACAGGACTCCATTATGCAGCTGCTGAAAGTTTACAAGATACGTCGCAAAGTAAACTTCAGCTTGTGTCCCGGTCTCTCACTGTGGGCTGTGTTATCTCAAAATAAAGCTGCAGTACTGGGGCAGTCACAGCCGGATGTTACTGCAGCAGATAAAGTGTTAGTACTGGAGCAAGACCCGAGAACTGAACTCATGGGCTGGAGAATGATCACTAGAGGTCAGAATAACCCACATGAGATCGTCTCTGCTTGTCGAGAGGGCAACACTGAAGAATACCACAGACATCGCTATCAAATCG GACTGCCTGAAGGAGTGAAAGATCTTCCTCCAGGCGAGGCCCTTCCGCTGGAGTCTAATCTTGTCTACATGCAGGGAATTAGCTTCAGCAAGGGATGCTACATCGGACAGGAACTGACCGCCAGAACTCACCACACTGGTGTGATACGAAAGCGCCTAATGCCTGTTACCATGTCTGCCCCGGCGGAGACCCTGCACCAAGGTGCCGCTCTTGAGACTGAGGGGGGCAAGCCGGCTGGGAAACACAGGGCAGGAATGGACACGCTGGGACTGAGCCTCGTACGCTTGGCTCATGCCAAAGAGCCACTAAAACTTAAATCCTCTGATGGCATGACAGTGACTTTACAGGCTACTGTACCTGACTGGTGGCCAAAAAACAGTAAAGATTAA